DNA from Prosthecochloris marina:
CCGTATAGGAACGGCCTTCCTTACCGAAAACATCTCTCAGATGCTCTTCAGCCTGAAATTTCTTGCTGAGAACTCCCGCAAAAAGATTGAGAGGATGATACCACCGCGTTACCGCCATTGAACTGACAAGCCCGAAATGCTTTACACCAGCCAGTGCAGCCTTGTCAACCAGTCTTATGACACCATCCCTGTCAACTTCTCCCGGGGATGCCTCTCCAAAAACCTCGCTCGATCCAAGAGCCGAAATAACACCTGTGCACCCCTCAACAGCTTTGGCAACATCGTCATCATTTTGGATCTTGCCTTCGACAACGTCAACGTCACCAAGCGCTTTTGCCTTCTCAAGAGAACGAGCAAGAACTCTTACCGGTATGCCGTAATGCTGCAGACGGGACACAACCCACCGTCCGGTTTTGCCAGTGGCACCTGCCACCAGAACTTTTCCCTTGTATTTCGCAGTATCTGTCATGATTACCTCCCAATATGGGCGTTACCTTTTAACCGTTAAACTATATAGTTGTAACATACCCATAACGCATTTCGTTTCGATAGGTGTTTTCCTTGATATTTTTTTCCGTCAATTATGATTCCTCTTCAAATTTTGCTTTTTTTCCCGTCATGCAAGCGTTGGCACGGAGAAGAAAGGTACGCAGAGAAAAATCTGCTATTGAGCAAAAATGGAGGCTGTCTTAAACGATAATCGACAATGATTGCAACCAACACAGTCGTCATGGAAGAGTCATGCTGTCTTCTGAAATGACAACAACGAGGAATAGCTGAGCTATTCGCCTGCTTAACATACGCGGGAGCTGTCCTTTTGAGAGAGCCTCCGAACCTATAGAAGTCATCAGCTTTTTCATCACATGCTATTTGTACGTTTACCTATAAAGCCACCAGATGAACAAGCATCAATGCTTTTTTAACGTTTGAATTTTGATCTTCCATGAGCGTTATCCTGATGCTCATAGCCTCAGCCTGCTTCGCCACAATGGCGGCAATGATCAAAGGAATCGGATTCTCGCTGCCGATCCCGGAAATCATTTTTTTCAGGAGCATTTTGCCTCTCCCTTTTTTTCTGGGCGCACTGTGGCTGCAGAAAAAAAAACTGGTCGTAACCGCATGGAAAACTCTTCTTTTACGGGCTATCTTCGGCTTCCTTGCGATCACCGGCTTTTATTATACGCTGGCGCACATACCTCTTGCCATAAGTGTT
Protein-coding regions in this window:
- a CDS encoding SDR family oxidoreductase translates to MTDTAKYKGKVLVAGATGKTGRWVVSRLQHYGIPVRVLARSLEKAKALGDVDVVEGKIQNDDDVAKAVEGCTGVISALGSSEVFGEASPGEVDRDGVIRLVDKAALAGVKHFGLVSSMAVTRWYHPLNLFAGVLSKKFQAEEHLRDVFGKEGRSYTVVRPGGLRDGEPLMHDLHVEQGDKLWSGWMNRSDVAEMLVVSLWTEKARNKTFEVIMEGEDEHRQDSLEKYYDRLAS